A single genomic interval of Halobacillus halophilus DSM 2266 harbors:
- a CDS encoding sigma 54-interacting transcriptional regulator, translated as MKRVLIVGAGKGGTALLKLLNETDRMKIVAVTDINKDAVGLGLAEAINIPTGAHWQEYIHKDIDIVIEATGNDGVFEEIRARRNQKTVVIPGSVAYITSELLEEKEALVQELKRQTENQHLILNSIHDGMIVIAPDAKVSFVNRSAEQILGMDKKSIIGRSIQGVIPASRLPQLLKSREKEVNQKLILENGKKVITTRIPMIGAGGKVIGAYAVFQDITEVVDLAEEITDLKEVKTMLEAIIQSSDEAISVVDENGSGLMVNPAYSRITGLSENEIVGKPATVDIYEGESMHMKVLKTRRPVRGVRMKVGPHKKDVLVNVAPVIVDGKLKGSVGVLHDVTEIQSLTSELRRARQIIRSLEAKYTFDDIIGNSSEMTLALEQAKVGARTPATVLLRGESGTGKELFAHAIHNESERRHNKFIRVNCASIAESLLESELFGYEDGAFSGAKRGGKKGLFEEANSGSIFLDEIGELTLPMQAKLLRVLQEKEILRVGGTKPVHIDVRVIAATNMNLEKAIMNKSFREDLYYRLNRLPIYIPPLRERIEDLKLLAEHLIQKLNEDYGRHVTSIDKQAFQQLTAYHWPGNVRELENIIGRAMIYMDHLEDVILPKHIPNLTKETSTASGANTSGNQWLGETLQQAVDEYEKRLLADAFRAHDFNKTQTAKALGISIRNFYYKLDKYNLDKHSMQK; from the coding sequence ATGAAACGTGTATTGATTGTCGGAGCAGGCAAAGGTGGAACAGCCCTGTTAAAACTGCTGAATGAAACAGATCGAATGAAAATTGTAGCAGTGACAGATATTAACAAGGATGCTGTAGGACTTGGGTTAGCAGAGGCCATAAACATCCCAACAGGTGCTCACTGGCAGGAGTATATACATAAAGATATAGATATAGTAATTGAAGCTACAGGAAATGACGGGGTTTTTGAAGAGATTAGAGCCCGTAGAAATCAGAAAACGGTTGTTATTCCAGGATCCGTAGCTTATATTACATCAGAGCTTCTCGAAGAAAAAGAAGCACTCGTTCAGGAATTGAAACGCCAGACTGAGAACCAGCATCTTATATTAAACAGCATTCACGATGGTATGATCGTAATTGCACCTGATGCCAAAGTCTCTTTTGTAAACCGAAGTGCGGAACAGATTTTAGGTATGGATAAAAAGTCTATTATTGGAAGATCCATCCAGGGGGTAATTCCGGCTTCAAGATTACCTCAGCTATTGAAATCGCGGGAAAAAGAAGTAAACCAGAAATTGATCCTTGAAAATGGGAAAAAAGTTATAACGACAAGGATTCCTATGATTGGTGCTGGCGGGAAAGTTATTGGGGCGTATGCCGTTTTTCAGGACATTACAGAAGTAGTAGATCTGGCAGAAGAAATTACCGATTTAAAAGAAGTAAAAACGATGCTTGAAGCGATCATTCAATCTTCTGATGAAGCTATATCGGTTGTGGATGAAAATGGAAGCGGTTTAATGGTTAATCCTGCTTATTCCAGAATTACAGGGTTATCAGAAAATGAAATTGTAGGTAAGCCTGCCACAGTGGACATATATGAAGGGGAAAGTATGCATATGAAGGTCCTCAAAACCCGACGTCCAGTTCGGGGAGTGAGGATGAAGGTGGGCCCTCACAAAAAGGATGTATTAGTAAATGTAGCACCAGTCATTGTAGATGGAAAATTAAAAGGCAGTGTCGGAGTTCTACATGATGTGACAGAAATTCAGTCTTTAACCAGCGAACTCAGAAGAGCGCGTCAGATTATTAGGAGTCTTGAAGCAAAGTACACGTTTGATGACATTATCGGTAATTCTTCAGAAATGACGCTTGCTTTGGAACAAGCAAAAGTAGGAGCAAGGACTCCGGCTACCGTTTTACTGCGAGGGGAATCTGGGACTGGTAAAGAACTTTTTGCTCATGCCATTCATAATGAGAGTGAGCGGCGCCATAATAAGTTTATCCGTGTAAATTGTGCTTCTATAGCTGAAAGCTTATTAGAGAGTGAACTGTTTGGCTATGAAGATGGAGCTTTTTCCGGTGCTAAGCGTGGGGGGAAGAAAGGGCTGTTTGAAGAAGCCAACTCTGGGAGCATTTTCTTAGATGAAATTGGAGAATTAACCCTGCCCATGCAGGCAAAGCTGCTTCGGGTTTTACAAGAGAAAGAAATTTTAAGAGTGGGGGGCACTAAGCCGGTACACATTGATGTACGTGTAATTGCTGCTACCAATATGAATTTGGAAAAAGCGATTATGAATAAATCTTTTCGTGAAGATCTTTATTACCGCTTAAACCGTCTTCCGATTTACATCCCTCCTTTAAGAGAGAGGATAGAAGATTTAAAACTCTTGGCTGAGCACCTGATTCAAAAACTGAATGAAGATTATGGCCGGCATGTAACTTCTATAGATAAGCAGGCTTTCCAGCAATTAACTGCCTACCATTGGCCCGGGAATGTAAGGGAGCTCGAAAATATTATTGGACGTGCCATGATTTATATGGATCATTTAGAAGATGTAATACTTCCTAAACATATCCCGAACCTTACGAAAGAAACTTCAACAGCTTCCGGTGCGAATACATCAGGAAATCAGTGGCTAGGGGAGACACTTCAGCAAGCCGTGGATGAATATGAAAAAAGACTCTTAGCGGACGCTTTCCGGGCCCATGATTTTAATAAGACACAGACCGCTAAAGCCCTTGGCATATCCATTCGAAACTTCTATTATAAATTGGATAAATACAATTTAGATAAACATAGCATGCAAAAATAA
- a CDS encoding 3'-5' exonuclease, with translation MLPVDLQILKYIFFEKPIYHYKIKPYLKWKSYGNLQRQLQTYEPDFEIAKKNLNEVDYTIFDLETTGFLPEIGHEIISIGAVRIHGLDSCYRKKLHQVIRPIRPVNKQTLRLTGLTKERLKNSSPFIEGFQNFLDFSEGSILVAHPAKFDMRFLQAMLKRWKLPAYHPQVLDSHLMAQWLFPDIKHQLDPLLKHLGIEKRERHHALNDAIMTSELFCHLMRLTMNEGINTAEDLQNQLYKK, from the coding sequence ATGCTGCCCGTGGACCTACAGATTCTTAAATATATATTTTTTGAAAAACCCATTTACCATTATAAAATTAAACCTTATTTAAAGTGGAAAAGTTATGGAAACCTTCAACGTCAGCTGCAAACGTACGAACCCGATTTCGAAATTGCTAAAAAGAATCTTAATGAAGTAGATTATACTATTTTCGATCTCGAGACCACTGGTTTTCTTCCAGAGATCGGTCACGAAATCATTTCTATTGGCGCTGTAAGGATTCATGGTCTTGATTCGTGTTACCGAAAGAAGCTTCACCAGGTCATCCGTCCCATCAGACCTGTAAATAAGCAGACTTTAAGGTTAACGGGACTCACGAAAGAACGCCTTAAAAATTCAAGTCCTTTTATAGAAGGCTTCCAAAATTTCCTGGATTTTAGTGAAGGATCTATTTTGGTCGCTCACCCTGCGAAATTTGATATGAGGTTCCTGCAGGCCATGTTAAAAAGATGGAAGCTGCCAGCTTATCATCCGCAGGTTCTTGATTCCCATTTAATGGCGCAATGGTTATTCCCTGACATCAAACATCAGCTCGATCCGCTGCTCAAACACCTCGGAATCGAAAAGCGTGAGCGTCATCATGCCTTAAACGATGCTATTATGACTTCTGAATTATTCTGTCACCTTATGCGCTTAACCATGAATGAGGGAATAAATACAGCCGAAGATTTACAAAACCAATTGTACAAAAAATAA
- a CDS encoding DUF294 nucleotidyltransferase-like domain-containing protein — MTEFELFKNQYPFDLLAEEEFEDVFGKAVVKEYSTNEFIIHEDQSDNSIDIHFLTSGLANNIMHRSNGKQLSVRFYYPGDLIGVMILLTSGEMRFSVQALEPVKTICFERESFLKVMSNNTQFSKVVMDGISNLMKSLYDEVKYKSSTTDDQDDRDLYKKRADAYMEPPTFIHPESSIEKAARMLQQQKIEALIVSEDQKTMLGMIGYGEILRAYFENDHNNPVKAYMSQEAYEINEQEFIYDALSYLKHHPTEIIPVLHKDKIVGILRQSSFFTIKNSVYFDLTYRISNASTIQEIIELSPTYNQRFQKFIASLIDDNMFAYDIAELMTNYNDRIHKQVVQIAEDEMIAEGHGAPPINYCFLVMGSEGRKEQAFSTDQDNGLILADYNHSKHKTRIKAYFEQFTTKINYMLNECGFPYCNGGIMAKEEKWRKQMTEWHTSVDTWIEKMDAEEIRDFTIFMDFRPIFGDYSLAYELKKYVTKRVQKSLSLHQLLMKDTLRFRVPVQPFGRISGVGKKRTLNLKKSAIMQIVNAVRIYSMKYGIENINTVSRLNALAEHERFHPRDVENAKTALHRLMLFRLKENLKQLENKEVLSNDLKLTQMNKEERRSLREALIIAKRLQQVLELSYNRNRVM, encoded by the coding sequence GTGACAGAGTTTGAGTTATTTAAGAATCAATACCCTTTTGATTTGTTAGCAGAAGAGGAATTTGAAGACGTATTCGGAAAAGCTGTAGTGAAAGAGTACAGCACGAATGAATTTATTATTCATGAAGACCAATCAGATAATTCAATTGACATCCATTTTCTCACCTCCGGTCTCGCGAATAATATTATGCATCGTTCCAATGGAAAGCAGTTATCTGTCCGCTTTTATTACCCCGGGGATTTAATAGGGGTCATGATTCTCTTAACCAGCGGTGAAATGAGATTTTCTGTCCAGGCTTTAGAACCTGTGAAAACCATCTGTTTTGAGCGAGAATCCTTTTTGAAAGTGATGTCTAATAATACACAGTTTTCAAAAGTCGTCATGGATGGAATCAGCAATTTAATGAAGAGTCTGTATGATGAAGTTAAATACAAGAGTTCCACAACTGATGATCAGGATGACCGCGATCTCTATAAAAAGCGTGCCGACGCCTATATGGAACCACCAACATTTATACACCCTGAATCTTCCATTGAAAAGGCTGCGCGTATGTTACAACAACAGAAAATAGAAGCTTTAATTGTAAGTGAGGATCAAAAAACGATGCTAGGGATGATAGGGTACGGTGAGATCCTTCGCGCTTATTTCGAAAACGATCACAATAATCCGGTGAAGGCCTATATGTCTCAGGAAGCATACGAAATCAATGAACAAGAATTCATTTATGATGCGCTTAGTTACCTGAAACACCACCCAACTGAAATCATTCCAGTTCTTCATAAAGATAAGATTGTAGGTATCCTTCGTCAATCATCTTTCTTTACGATCAAGAACTCGGTGTATTTTGATCTTACTTATCGAATTTCGAATGCGTCAACGATCCAGGAAATCATTGAACTTTCTCCAACCTATAACCAAAGATTCCAAAAATTCATCGCCAGCTTAATTGATGATAATATGTTTGCCTATGATATCGCTGAACTTATGACCAACTATAATGATCGTATCCATAAACAGGTTGTACAAATTGCTGAAGATGAAATGATTGCGGAAGGTCATGGTGCCCCTCCCATCAACTATTGCTTTTTGGTCATGGGAAGTGAAGGACGGAAGGAGCAGGCTTTTTCTACTGATCAGGACAACGGATTGATTTTAGCTGATTACAATCATTCGAAGCATAAAACAAGAATTAAAGCTTACTTTGAGCAATTTACTACGAAAATTAATTATATGTTAAATGAATGTGGATTCCCTTATTGTAATGGTGGAATCATGGCAAAAGAAGAAAAATGGCGCAAACAAATGACAGAATGGCATACAAGTGTAGACACTTGGATAGAAAAAATGGATGCAGAAGAAATTCGTGACTTTACCATTTTCATGGATTTCCGGCCTATATTTGGGGATTATTCACTCGCTTACGAATTAAAAAAGTATGTGACTAAGAGAGTTCAGAAATCACTAAGCCTTCATCAGCTTTTAATGAAAGACACGCTAAGATTCCGGGTCCCTGTCCAGCCGTTTGGACGTATCTCAGGTGTAGGAAAAAAGCGGACTCTTAATTTGAAAAAGTCAGCTATTATGCAGATTGTTAATGCTGTAAGAATCTATAGCATGAAATACGGCATTGAAAACATTAATACCGTGAGCCGTCTGAACGCATTAGCTGAACATGAACGCTTCCACCCTAGAGATGTCGAAAATGCTAAAACAGCTCTGCATCGTTTAATGCTGTTTCGTCTAAAGGAAAATCTGAAGCAGCTGGAAAATAAAGAAGTTTTGTCCAATGATCTAAAACTTACGCAAATGAACAAAGAGGAGCGTCGCTCTTTGCGAGAAGCATTGATTATTGCTAAACGGCTTCAGCAAGTACTTGAATTGAGTTACAACCGGAATAGGGTGATGTAA
- a CDS encoding DUF2627 domain-containing protein, with the protein MRIIALLLLATPGIIAVYGIKLMRDALFGEFHPIFFHIALQGAAGLLFFLGGLAFIGGFILHRDRKRNLTKGRFDQNRSSK; encoded by the coding sequence ATGCGCATAATTGCTTTACTGTTATTAGCAACTCCCGGAATCATTGCGGTTTATGGCATAAAATTAATGCGGGATGCATTATTCGGTGAATTTCACCCTATATTTTTTCACATAGCTTTACAAGGAGCTGCCGGCTTGCTTTTTTTCTTAGGAGGACTTGCCTTTATTGGTGGATTCATTCTTCACCGTGACAGGAAAAGAAACCTCACAAAAGGACGCTTTGACCAAAATCGTAGTTCGAAATGA
- the yqiS gene encoding phosphate butyryltransferase yields the protein MKTLDQMVAQVNRAELKTVAVAQAEDEEVLRAVKKTRELGIGRFLLTGDKLAITELAEKMNIDLKDEGITFLDCTREKAAHEAVKAVHNQEAHVVMKGNIDTKTLLKAVLDKQYGLRAGGVLSHVALFEVPGQDKLIFLTDAAMNIAPTLGEKVQIINNAVEVASLAGWNLPKVAVLAAVEVVNPAMPATEDAAILTQMNRRGQISDCLVDGPLAFDNAVDKRAAEHKGVQSEVAGQADILMVPTIEVANALYKSFMYFAGAKVAAVISGAKAPIVLTSRADSAESKVYSLALALQSSKQ from the coding sequence ATGAAAACCTTAGATCAAATGGTGGCCCAGGTTAATCGTGCAGAATTGAAAACCGTTGCAGTAGCTCAGGCCGAAGATGAAGAAGTCTTGAGAGCGGTTAAAAAAACACGAGAACTGGGAATTGGCAGGTTTCTTCTTACAGGAGATAAACTAGCTATTACAGAACTTGCAGAAAAGATGAATATAGATTTGAAAGATGAAGGGATAACCTTTCTGGATTGCACACGTGAAAAGGCTGCTCATGAAGCCGTAAAGGCCGTTCATAATCAAGAAGCTCATGTGGTAATGAAAGGAAATATTGATACTAAAACACTGCTTAAAGCGGTATTAGATAAACAATATGGCCTTAGAGCTGGCGGGGTCTTATCCCATGTTGCCCTCTTTGAAGTACCGGGGCAGGACAAATTAATATTTTTAACTGATGCGGCTATGAACATTGCCCCAACCCTGGGGGAGAAGGTTCAGATCATAAATAATGCCGTAGAAGTAGCGAGCCTAGCAGGTTGGAACTTACCGAAGGTTGCTGTGCTTGCTGCTGTGGAAGTAGTTAATCCGGCTATGCCGGCTACTGAGGATGCTGCCATATTAACTCAAATGAACCGGCGGGGACAGATTAGTGATTGTCTCGTGGATGGACCGCTTGCTTTTGATAATGCGGTTGATAAACGAGCGGCTGAACATAAAGGGGTGCAGTCAGAAGTGGCAGGACAAGCGGATATTCTAATGGTGCCAACTATAGAAGTGGCCAACGCCTTATACAAGTCGTTTATGTATTTTGCTGGTGCCAAAGTCGCTGCTGTAATAAGTGGAGCCAAAGCACCCATTGTATTGACTTCAAGAGCTGATTCAGCAGAAAGTAAGGTTTATTCGCTAGCACTGGCATTACAGTCCAGCAAACAATAG